In a single window of the Sander lucioperca isolate FBNREF2018 chromosome 19, SLUC_FBN_1.2, whole genome shotgun sequence genome:
- the pex7 gene encoding peroxisomal biogenesis factor 7, giving the protein MEKVFRCPGRHGYAVEVSPFIPNRVACAASQYYGIAGCGTLLVLDETETGVALVRSWEWGDGLFDVAWSEANEHIVVAGGGDGSLQLWDTANHSAPLRVAKEHTQEVYSVDWSQTRGENLIVSGSWDQTAKVWDPALSQSLTTLRGHEGVIYSTVWSPHIPGCFASASGNTLHTA; this is encoded by the exons atggagAAGGTGTTTCGCTGTCCAGGTCGCCATGGCTACGCCGTGGAGGTGTCCCCGTTCATCCCCAACAGAGTGGCCTGCGCCGCCTCGCAGTACTACGGCATCGCCG gctgTGGCACTCTCCTGGTCCTGGATGAGACGGAGACAGGGGTTGCATTAGTGAGAAG ctgggAGTGGGGCGACGGTCTGTTCGACGTAGCGTGGAGCGAAGCCAACGAGCACATCGTGGTTGCCGGGGGCGGGGATGGCAGCCTACAGCTCTGGgacacagccaatcacagcgctCCGCTGAGAGTGGCCAAAGAACACACACAAgag gtgtatTCTGTAGACTGGAGTCAGACCAGAGGAGAGAACCTCATCGTCTCTGGATCGTGGGATCAAACTGCTAAAGTG TGGGACCCCGCTCTCAGCCAGTCACTGACCACGCTCAGGGGTCACGAAGGGGTCATCTACAGCACCGTTTGGTCGCCTCACATCCCAGGATGCTTTGCGTCAGCGTCAGgtaacacactgcacacagccTGA